In Actinacidiphila yeochonensis CN732, a genomic segment contains:
- the glgA gene encoding glycogen synthase — protein MKVGLLTREYPPEVYGGAGVHVEFLARELRGLLDVEVHCWGEGDGPGVVRHGPPPDLGTANDALRTFGVDLRMAAALQGRDLLHSHTWYANLAGHLGKLLYGVPHVLTAHSLEPLRPWKAEQLGGGYALSGWAERTAMESADAVVAVSDGMREDILGCYPALDPDRVHVIRNGIDTGTYRPDPRTDALARVGIDPGRPYVLFVGRITRQKGVPHLLRAARFVDPDAQLVLCAGAPDTPALDREFRALFDELSAVRDGVHWIPAMLPRPAVIQLLTHAAVFVCPSVYEPLGIVNLEAMACGTAVVASSVGGIPEVVEDGVTGLLVPYREGAEEEFEAGLAEALDRVLGDPRAAGRMGEAGRLRAAAEFGWDAAARRTAALYESLLAPGGAS, from the coding sequence ATGAAGGTCGGGCTGCTGACCCGGGAGTACCCGCCGGAGGTCTACGGGGGCGCGGGCGTCCACGTCGAGTTCCTCGCCCGGGAGCTGCGCGGCCTGCTCGACGTCGAAGTGCACTGCTGGGGCGAGGGCGACGGCCCCGGCGTGGTGCGGCACGGCCCGCCGCCCGACCTCGGCACCGCCAACGACGCGCTGCGCACCTTCGGCGTCGACCTGCGGATGGCCGCCGCCCTCCAGGGCCGCGACCTGCTGCACTCCCACACCTGGTACGCCAACCTCGCCGGGCACCTGGGCAAGCTGCTCTACGGCGTGCCGCACGTGCTGACCGCCCACTCCCTGGAGCCGCTGCGGCCGTGGAAGGCCGAGCAGCTCGGCGGCGGCTACGCGCTGTCCGGCTGGGCCGAGCGCACCGCCATGGAGTCCGCCGACGCGGTCGTGGCCGTCTCCGACGGCATGCGCGAGGACATCCTGGGCTGCTACCCCGCCCTCGACCCGGACCGGGTGCACGTCATCCGGAACGGCATCGACACCGGCACCTACCGCCCCGACCCGCGCACCGACGCCCTCGCCCGCGTCGGGATCGACCCGGGCCGCCCCTACGTGCTGTTCGTCGGCCGGATCACCCGCCAGAAGGGCGTCCCGCACCTGCTGCGCGCCGCGCGCTTCGTGGACCCCGACGCGCAGCTGGTGCTCTGCGCCGGCGCCCCCGACACGCCCGCCCTGGACCGGGAGTTCCGCGCGCTGTTCGACGAACTCAGCGCCGTACGGGACGGGGTGCACTGGATACCGGCGATGCTGCCGCGCCCGGCGGTCATCCAACTCCTCACCCACGCCGCCGTGTTCGTGTGCCCGTCGGTCTACGAGCCGCTGGGCATCGTCAACCTGGAGGCGATGGCGTGCGGGACGGCCGTCGTCGCCTCCTCGGTCGGCGGTATCCCCGAGGTCGTCGAGGACGGCGTCACGGGCCTGCTCGTCCCCTACCGCGAGGGCGCGGAGGAGGAGTTCGAGGCCGGGCTGGCCGAGGCCCTGGACCGGGTGCTGGGCGACCCGCGGGCGGCCGGGCGGATGGGCGAGGCCGGACGGCTGCGGGCGGCGGCCGAGTTCGGCTGGGACGCCGCCGCGCGCCGCACCGCCGCGCTCTACGAGAGCCTGCTCGCCCCCGGCGGCGCGAGCTGA
- a CDS encoding COG4705 family protein — MEHTGYDAAGPAGREGLADPGGRAAGRSRRQAGRGRRAAPALSKVPEATVLFWIAKVLTTGMGETLSDFLARVLSPVGAGVIGLGGLVLLLRAQVRAPRYNAWLYWGTVAMVSVFGTMAADVVHVVAGVPYLVSASVFAAGLVWVLTAWYRSEGTLSIHSIRTPRRERYYWTTVLVTFALGTAVGDLTAGTFGLGYLPSGVMFAVLIAVPAVGALLGLNRVAAFWTAYVLTRPLGASFADWAGASTHHHGLGWGTGPVSLVLILAIAGVVGLLAVRQRADALYAATATGPAGGEGGADGPADPSAAGAAEGRARHAAPEPPA, encoded by the coding sequence GTGGAGCACACGGGTTACGACGCTGCGGGGCCGGCGGGCCGGGAGGGCCTGGCGGACCCCGGCGGCCGCGCGGCCGGGCGGTCCCGCCGGCAGGCGGGGCGCGGCCGCCGCGCCGCGCCGGCCCTGTCCAAGGTACCCGAGGCCACGGTCCTGTTCTGGATCGCCAAGGTGCTCACCACCGGCATGGGCGAGACCCTGTCCGACTTCCTCGCCCGGGTGCTCAGCCCCGTCGGGGCCGGCGTGATCGGGCTGGGCGGCCTGGTGCTGCTGCTCAGGGCGCAGGTGCGCGCGCCGCGCTACAACGCGTGGCTCTACTGGGGCACCGTGGCCATGGTCAGCGTCTTCGGCACCATGGCCGCCGACGTCGTGCACGTGGTCGCGGGGGTGCCGTACCTGGTCTCCGCCTCCGTCTTCGCGGCCGGCCTGGTGTGGGTCCTGACAGCCTGGTACCGCTCGGAGGGCACGCTGTCGATCCACAGCATCCGCACGCCCCGCCGGGAGCGCTACTACTGGACGACGGTCCTGGTGACCTTCGCGCTGGGCACGGCGGTCGGCGACCTGACGGCGGGCACGTTCGGGCTCGGCTACCTGCCCTCCGGGGTGATGTTCGCCGTCCTCATCGCGGTGCCGGCCGTGGGCGCGCTGCTGGGGCTCAACCGGGTGGCCGCGTTCTGGACCGCCTACGTGCTCACCCGGCCGCTCGGGGCGTCGTTCGCCGACTGGGCGGGCGCGTCCACCCACCACCACGGCCTGGGCTGGGGCACCGGACCGGTCAGCCTGGTGCTGATCCTCGCCATCGCCGGGGTGGTCGGCCTGCTGGCCGTACGGCAGCGCGCGGACGCGCTGTACGCCGCCACCGCGACCGGCCCGGCCGGCGGCGAGGGCGGTGCCGACGGCCCGGCGGACCCGAGCGCGGCCGGCGCCGCCGAGGGCCGGGCGCGCCACGCCGCCCCGGAGCCGCCGGCCTGA
- a CDS encoding GNAT family N-acetyltransferase, with protein MTTIPHSPAPVPLHAGERLALALAREEMMQDYHRWETDPATVVGFGARWPVSWEVFQARFLSSHTTDHYQLFELVTADGVPVGTTALNVDQSVNSAEFTLVIAPEHRGRGYAAEATALTLEWAFGIASLSAVWLEVLAPHTAAVNAYLKAGFRTAGRLRQAALWRGRRVDKLLLDCLPGDLADKAP; from the coding sequence GTGACGACCATCCCGCACTCCCCCGCCCCGGTGCCATTGCACGCCGGCGAGCGGTTGGCCCTGGCGCTGGCGAGGGAAGAGATGATGCAGGACTACCACCGGTGGGAGACCGACCCGGCGACCGTGGTCGGGTTCGGTGCCCGCTGGCCGGTGTCCTGGGAGGTGTTCCAGGCCCGCTTCCTCAGTTCCCACACGACCGACCACTACCAGCTGTTCGAGCTGGTCACCGCCGACGGGGTGCCGGTGGGCACCACCGCCCTCAACGTCGACCAGTCCGTCAACAGCGCCGAGTTCACGCTGGTGATCGCGCCGGAGCACCGCGGCCGCGGCTACGCGGCCGAGGCCACGGCCCTGACCCTGGAGTGGGCCTTCGGTATCGCCTCGCTCAGCGCGGTGTGGCTGGAGGTCCTGGCCCCGCACACCGCCGCCGTCAACGCCTACCTGAAGGCGGGCTTCCGCACCGCGGGACGGCTGCGGCAGGCCGCGCTGTGGCGCGGCCGGCGGGTCGACAAGCTGCTGCTGGACTGCCTGCCCGGCGACCTGGCCGACAAGGCCCCCTGA